Proteins co-encoded in one Bradyrhizobium sp. 170 genomic window:
- a CDS encoding glycosyltransferase family 4 protein, protein MLQVIDQFRPASGSLKTRLAPDRVVIINDVSQVRGGATNVALHAAALLGDNGIPVTYFTGDHGLHSEPRLRNADVVAVGGEHILRTALPRAALDGLYNVSAEQRLAAWIAANDTPGTIYHLHGWSKILSPSVFHALRPVAKRLIVNAHDFFLVCPNGGYFNFRSESPCELRPMSASCLLSSCDRRNYAHKLWRSARQEIRRAVFDLASGAKVLAVHEGMLPHLERGGIPRAQLATLRNPVTPWRPRRIEAERNKVFLFVGRLEEDKGVDLLLAAARDANVPVRVIGSGPLEGKLAGIYPEAEFTGWKSANDMPALVRDARALVMPSRYREPFGLVAFEALASGLPVVVSSFAMIADELSEVGAGISCDPYDRGTFSKVLSTLASNDELTASMSDLAYANAARFSLSPSEWAQRLVSHYSDALQEAVAR, encoded by the coding sequence ATGCTGCAGGTGATTGACCAGTTTCGTCCGGCATCCGGGTCGCTAAAAACGCGGCTGGCGCCGGATCGTGTCGTCATCATCAACGATGTATCCCAAGTGCGTGGAGGCGCCACTAATGTGGCGTTGCATGCCGCGGCGTTGCTGGGTGACAACGGAATTCCGGTTACCTATTTCACCGGCGACCATGGTCTGCACTCCGAACCTCGGTTGCGCAATGCAGATGTCGTGGCAGTCGGCGGTGAGCATATCCTCCGAACGGCATTGCCGCGCGCGGCGCTGGACGGGCTGTACAACGTGTCAGCCGAACAGAGGTTGGCCGCCTGGATTGCCGCCAACGATACGCCCGGCACGATCTATCATCTGCACGGCTGGTCGAAGATACTATCACCTTCGGTCTTCCATGCGCTGCGTCCGGTCGCAAAGCGCCTGATCGTCAATGCTCATGACTTCTTTCTGGTTTGTCCGAACGGCGGCTATTTCAACTTCCGCAGCGAAAGTCCCTGCGAGCTGCGGCCGATGAGCGCGTCGTGCCTGCTCAGTTCCTGCGACCGGCGTAACTATGCCCACAAGCTCTGGCGGTCGGCCCGCCAGGAAATTCGTCGCGCAGTCTTCGATTTAGCGTCGGGCGCCAAGGTTCTCGCGGTTCATGAAGGCATGCTGCCGCATCTCGAACGCGGTGGAATTCCGCGGGCGCAGCTTGCGACACTGCGCAACCCGGTCACGCCGTGGCGCCCGCGACGTATCGAAGCCGAGCGAAACAAGGTGTTCCTGTTCGTTGGCAGGCTTGAGGAGGACAAGGGTGTCGACCTTCTTCTTGCGGCGGCCCGCGACGCGAACGTGCCCGTTCGTGTGATAGGTAGCGGTCCGCTCGAGGGCAAGCTTGCCGGGATCTATCCCGAGGCGGAGTTCACCGGATGGAAGAGCGCAAATGACATGCCCGCACTCGTCCGTGATGCCCGGGCCCTGGTCATGCCGAGTCGCTACCGTGAACCGTTCGGCCTGGTAGCGTTCGAGGCGCTCGCGAGCGGCCTGCCGGTCGTCGTCTCCAGCTTTGCGATGATTGCCGACGAGCTATCGGAGGTCGGAGCAGGGATATCCTGCGATCCTTACGATCGGGGTACTTTCAGCAAGGTCCTGTCGACCCTGGCATCCAACGACGAACTGACCGCTTCGATGAGCGATCTGGCGTACGCCAACGCCGCGCGTTTCTCGCTGAGCCCGAGCGAGTGGGCGCAACGGCTTGTTTCGCACTATAGCGACGCCTTGCAGGAGGCGGTCGCGCGATGA
- a CDS encoding polysaccharide biosynthesis C-terminal domain-containing protein, with protein sequence MSRFVKNSMLGALAGGAIALASFFSSIAVARTLGVNETGSVAYVVWLVWMAAPFVDLGLSSAVGRFLPFLHGSGQSSVAAHLDRNLSRRLVIAALIAVICSGTMVWMYGHRSVAEFLGGGAAKGASMPLVVLMILLVVGQTLTTYTYARLRGRQEFLMAARIAGVSLLLQVFAVIGGSLLFGITGALAGYAAGMLVPSVVCLSAMFGPASIDRTLSRRVTSFALYCWGANVTSAIVWSRIELFFLERYWGMDSVAMFAVALALTQLAVQGPMLLTSAVLASLAEKRGRDDLDGMRGQFAAAVRLLAALVFPICFGTAAIVPELLPALYGDKFVAAVPAAMVLVSVAALSVLSTVATSLVQAFERSDFVLVSSLCGAACALAAGFLLIPEFGVMGAASARVAIQILMIGLGCWFVVQRLGFTIPVVAVLKLCAAALASAAAASVCIRVVGHPSSIPLAIAAGVAVYVGGLRVVNAVEPGDVAFLTNLTRSLPPALAEIAARLTAFVSATKRNERMLPP encoded by the coding sequence ATGTCCAGGTTCGTGAAGAACTCGATGCTTGGCGCGCTGGCGGGAGGTGCAATTGCGCTTGCGAGCTTCTTCAGCAGCATTGCCGTGGCTCGTACACTTGGCGTGAACGAGACGGGATCGGTCGCCTATGTCGTCTGGCTTGTTTGGATGGCCGCCCCCTTCGTCGACCTCGGTCTATCGTCCGCTGTTGGACGGTTCCTGCCGTTCCTGCACGGGAGCGGACAGTCCAGCGTGGCGGCACATCTGGACAGAAACCTTTCACGACGGCTCGTGATTGCGGCGCTTATCGCGGTCATCTGTTCCGGCACGATGGTGTGGATGTATGGTCACCGATCCGTTGCAGAGTTCCTGGGCGGCGGTGCGGCGAAGGGCGCATCAATGCCGCTGGTCGTCCTCATGATCCTGCTTGTCGTTGGCCAGACGTTGACCACTTACACCTATGCTCGTTTGAGGGGACGGCAAGAATTTTTAATGGCCGCGCGCATCGCTGGCGTTTCGCTATTGCTCCAGGTCTTCGCCGTGATCGGCGGTTCACTGTTGTTCGGGATCACGGGCGCGTTGGCTGGTTACGCTGCGGGAATGCTGGTTCCTTCGGTGGTTTGCCTGTCAGCGATGTTCGGGCCGGCGTCAATCGATCGCACGCTGAGCCGGCGCGTGACCTCGTTTGCCCTCTACTGCTGGGGCGCCAATGTCACCAGTGCCATTGTCTGGTCGCGGATCGAGCTATTCTTCCTTGAACGCTACTGGGGAATGGATTCTGTCGCGATGTTCGCGGTTGCCCTGGCGCTGACCCAGCTCGCCGTTCAGGGCCCCATGTTGCTGACAAGCGCAGTGCTCGCGTCGCTTGCCGAGAAACGCGGGCGCGACGATCTGGATGGCATGAGAGGGCAGTTCGCTGCCGCGGTCCGACTTCTGGCCGCACTCGTATTTCCGATATGTTTTGGCACCGCTGCCATTGTTCCGGAGCTGCTGCCGGCTCTCTATGGCGACAAGTTCGTCGCCGCCGTGCCGGCGGCAATGGTCCTTGTTTCCGTTGCGGCACTGAGCGTGTTGTCGACAGTCGCCACCAGCCTGGTGCAGGCGTTTGAGCGAAGCGACTTCGTACTCGTAAGCTCCCTCTGTGGTGCCGCATGTGCGTTGGCCGCTGGCTTCCTGCTGATCCCCGAATTCGGCGTGATGGGCGCCGCTTCCGCGCGGGTGGCAATTCAGATCTTGATGATCGGCCTGGGTTGCTGGTTCGTAGTGCAGCGGCTCGGATTCACCATTCCGGTGGTTGCGGTGCTGAAGCTCTGTGCAGCTGCACTCGCCAGCGCTGCGGCGGCATCCGTTTGCATCAGGGTTGTCGGCCATCCTTCAAGCATACCGTTGGCGATTGCCGCAGGGGTGGCGGTCTACGTAGGTGGGCTGCGCGTAGTGAACGCGGTCGAGCCTGGTGATGTAGCTTTCCTGACTAATCTTACGCGATCGCTGCCGCCGGCTCTCGCGGAGATCGCCGCTCGTCTCACAGCTTTCGTTAGCGCAACGAAGCGGAATGAAAGAATGTTGCCGCCATGA
- a CDS encoding methyltransferase domain-containing protein, with translation MTIAGQREVVMTTSAFVEPSATPVLSAIRSRPRLKAVMKRYLEAIGYDTTDWVRVAMYRHAFEFIARLGPEQLRVLEVSAGSQWKSKFAFESFMGTSYPTFDICKDVLPDQFDLVIADQVFEHLKWPARAARNVYAMVRPGGHFVIATPFLVRYHPSPIDCNRWTSEGLSCLLQEAGFPEAGIQAFAWGNRSCLKANLSAWRKRGFFGSLRNEPDVPIMVWAYARKPLGPAEAAR, from the coding sequence ATGACGATTGCCGGGCAGAGAGAGGTAGTGATGACCACTAGCGCGTTTGTCGAACCTTCAGCGACTCCCGTGTTGTCGGCCATTCGAAGTCGTCCCCGGCTCAAGGCGGTGATGAAAAGGTACCTCGAAGCGATTGGCTATGACACGACCGACTGGGTGCGTGTGGCAATGTATCGGCATGCGTTCGAGTTTATCGCGCGGCTCGGACCGGAGCAGCTTCGTGTTTTGGAGGTGTCGGCCGGCTCGCAATGGAAAAGCAAGTTTGCCTTCGAGTCATTCATGGGCACGAGCTATCCGACTTTCGATATCTGCAAGGACGTCCTGCCGGATCAGTTTGATCTGGTGATCGCCGATCAGGTCTTTGAGCATTTGAAGTGGCCGGCCCGTGCTGCCCGCAATGTATATGCAATGGTGCGGCCAGGCGGCCACTTCGTCATCGCCACGCCGTTTTTGGTTCGCTATCACCCATCGCCGATCGATTGTAACCGGTGGACGTCTGAGGGGCTTTCTTGCCTCTTGCAGGAGGCGGGGTTTCCCGAAGCCGGAATCCAGGCCTTCGCCTGGGGCAATCGTTCGTGCCTTAAGGCGAACCTGTCTGCATGGCGCAAGCGCGGCTTCTTCGGCTCACTGCGCAACGAGCCGGATGTTCCCATCATGGTGTGGGCGTACGCCAGAAAGCCGCTCGGACCCGCGGAGGCAGCTAGATGA
- a CDS encoding polysaccharide biosynthesis/export family protein, with translation MPHNSTETWITASIWSRRVAPPRIGASLAALCVLQLLAAPAFGAEYLLGPQDKLRLKVVEWRAGKAEYYEWTPLGAEYTVNPAGRVSLPMIGEIAAEGRTSDQLAHAITAELYKRTGFMGAQEAAVEIVQYRPFYVLGDVERPGEFSFRPGLSVLQAVGVAGGLHRPSEAGMREQINAAGNVEAARLELWRTYIRRARLEAELAEQNTITLPPELANKKDIGSLLAEEATILITRRDALQSQLAALSELRLLYEKEIASLQSKLATQEKQVALAQRELNTVGALVDKGLAVTSRQFALERTTADIQSGMLDVQTALVRAQQEVRKAERDATDLVKDGKAKASSELREAKASIEQLINRMNTSETLVAETATSPRTAQNEGGGKSLSYWIQRRKDGAMATFPADDGALVEPGDVVRVEVNRAPGAAASVSRKGVATTAFNAGNYATIVSQSGEQ, from the coding sequence ATGCCGCATAACTCGACGGAGACATGGATTACGGCTTCGATTTGGAGCCGTCGCGTCGCGCCGCCGAGGATCGGCGCATCGCTTGCGGCCCTTTGCGTGCTTCAACTTCTCGCCGCACCGGCTTTCGGCGCTGAATATCTTCTTGGCCCTCAGGACAAACTGCGCCTGAAGGTCGTCGAATGGCGCGCCGGCAAGGCCGAATACTACGAGTGGACGCCGCTTGGCGCGGAATACACCGTAAATCCTGCCGGTCGCGTGTCCTTGCCGATGATCGGCGAAATCGCCGCGGAAGGGCGAACCAGCGACCAGCTCGCTCATGCGATCACGGCAGAACTGTACAAGCGCACCGGCTTTATGGGTGCGCAGGAAGCAGCGGTCGAGATAGTTCAGTATCGTCCGTTCTATGTGCTCGGCGATGTAGAGCGCCCTGGTGAATTCAGCTTTCGTCCTGGCTTGAGCGTCTTGCAGGCAGTCGGCGTAGCCGGCGGCTTGCATCGGCCAAGCGAAGCGGGGATGCGGGAGCAGATCAACGCGGCAGGAAACGTCGAGGCTGCACGTCTGGAACTGTGGCGGACCTACATCCGCCGCGCTCGGCTCGAAGCTGAGCTTGCCGAGCAGAACACAATCACTCTCCCGCCCGAGCTCGCTAACAAGAAGGATATCGGAAGTCTCCTGGCGGAGGAGGCAACGATCCTGATAACCCGGCGCGACGCGCTGCAATCGCAGCTCGCGGCCTTGTCGGAACTGCGATTGCTGTATGAGAAGGAGATTGCCTCGCTGCAGAGCAAGCTGGCGACACAGGAGAAGCAGGTCGCCCTGGCCCAGCGCGAGCTGAATACCGTCGGCGCGCTTGTCGATAAGGGGCTTGCAGTCACGTCGCGGCAGTTCGCGCTGGAGCGCACGACCGCAGATATTCAAAGCGGAATGCTTGATGTGCAAACCGCGTTAGTGCGGGCTCAGCAGGAAGTGCGGAAGGCGGAGCGCGATGCGACTGATCTGGTCAAGGACGGCAAGGCGAAAGCTTCGTCCGAATTGCGTGAAGCCAAGGCCAGCATCGAGCAGCTGATCAATCGGATGAATACGTCTGAAACGCTTGTCGCGGAAACAGCGACGTCGCCGCGGACGGCTCAGAATGAGGGCGGCGGGAAGTCGCTTTCCTACTGGATACAGCGGCGCAAGGACGGCGCGATGGCAACATTCCCGGCTGACGACGGAGCGCTCGTGGAACCTGGCGACGTTGTTCGCGTCGAGGTCAATCGGGCGCCGGGTGCTGCAGCGTCAGTCTCGCGCAAGGGTGTCGCGACAACGGCATTCAACGCGGGGAACTACGCCACCATCGTTTCGCAATCGGGTGAGCAGTAG
- the galE gene encoding UDP-glucose 4-epimerase GalE, with amino-acid sequence MNGNSVLVTGGAGYIGSHAVLALLDAGERAVVIDDLSTGLRAAVPEGVPFYRASCGDAAMVAKILQDHSVDTIVHFAGSISVAESVRDPGKYYLNNTVNTHALISQAERAGVSHFIFSSTAAVYGEPRTIPIEEENATLPINPYGRSKLATEWMLRDAAASTPLRYCALRYFNVAGADPAGRSGQSTREAFHLIHVAVQAALGRRQGMDVFGSDYPTADGSCIRDYVHVTDLAQAHVDALAYLRGGGESLTCNVGYGRGYSVLDVIEVVKRVCRVDFDVRMRERRPGDPAILVASNAKAKSILRWRSCHDHLEQIVQHALSWERQLKLGVPA; translated from the coding sequence ATGAATGGCAACAGCGTGCTGGTCACCGGTGGAGCCGGCTACATTGGAAGCCACGCGGTCCTGGCCCTGCTGGATGCGGGCGAGCGAGCCGTCGTAATCGACGATCTATCCACGGGTCTGCGGGCCGCCGTTCCGGAAGGCGTGCCATTCTATCGTGCAAGCTGCGGCGACGCTGCGATGGTCGCCAAGATCCTGCAGGACCACTCTGTTGATACGATCGTGCACTTTGCCGGCAGCATATCAGTCGCTGAGTCTGTTCGTGATCCCGGAAAATACTATTTGAACAATACCGTGAACACACATGCGCTGATCTCACAAGCCGAGCGCGCTGGCGTTTCACACTTCATATTTTCGTCGACGGCCGCTGTTTACGGAGAGCCGCGAACGATCCCGATTGAGGAGGAAAACGCGACGCTCCCAATCAACCCATACGGCCGCTCGAAGCTCGCCACCGAATGGATGCTACGAGATGCGGCAGCGTCAACCCCGCTCAGGTATTGTGCGCTGCGCTACTTCAATGTCGCAGGGGCCGATCCGGCGGGGCGTTCGGGGCAGTCCACGCGAGAGGCATTTCATCTCATACACGTCGCGGTGCAGGCGGCGTTGGGTCGGCGGCAGGGCATGGACGTGTTTGGCAGCGATTATCCAACCGCGGATGGATCCTGCATTCGGGACTATGTGCACGTCACCGATCTCGCGCAGGCGCACGTCGATGCGCTGGCGTATCTGCGAGGCGGGGGAGAGTCCCTGACCTGCAATGTAGGGTATGGCCGTGGCTACTCGGTCCTGGATGTGATCGAAGTCGTCAAGCGCGTGTGCCGCGTCGATTTCGACGTGAGGATGCGCGAACGCAGGCCCGGCGATCCGGCTATCCTGGTGGCATCTAACGCAAAGGCGAAGTCCATCCTGCGGTGGAGATCGTGTCACGACCATCTCGAGCAGATCGTGCAGCACGCGCTGAGCTGGGAGCGGCAGCTGAAACTCGGCGTTCCGGCATGA
- a CDS encoding glycosyltransferase — protein sequence MSDTSSNWFEEHVHHPPLRIVVGIATSGRPLILARVLERLRVQTRIADAVIVCGASPADVSGIDSEHPGLRCITSDRGLTIQRNAILRVGAAFDVVVFLDDDFVPCPGYLQAVERIFKSRPDVVVGTGHVVADGILGPGLAFEDALKTLQQDGQAEPAQETEDVYNAYGCNMAIRIGVARARGQEFDETLPLYGWLEDVDFSRRMAAYGRIVKIGAARGVHLGVKSSRQSGRRLGYSQVSNPLYLVRKGTCSSSKALKLMSRNIVANVAKTFRPEPYIDRAGRLKGNIRALLDLLAGRLSPKRALSL from the coding sequence ATGAGCGACACAAGCTCGAATTGGTTTGAAGAACACGTGCACCATCCACCGCTCAGGATCGTCGTGGGTATTGCAACGTCGGGTCGCCCGCTCATTCTTGCGCGCGTGCTGGAACGCTTGCGCGTGCAGACGCGTATTGCTGACGCGGTCATTGTTTGCGGTGCGTCGCCAGCCGACGTATCAGGGATCGATTCAGAACATCCGGGACTCCGCTGCATCACGAGTGATCGGGGCCTGACGATACAGCGTAATGCGATTCTCAGGGTGGGCGCGGCGTTCGACGTCGTCGTCTTCCTCGACGACGATTTCGTGCCTTGTCCCGGCTATCTTCAGGCCGTCGAACGGATCTTTAAGAGCAGGCCTGATGTCGTCGTTGGCACCGGACATGTTGTCGCCGACGGCATTCTTGGTCCCGGACTCGCCTTCGAGGATGCGCTCAAGACGCTACAGCAAGACGGTCAGGCGGAGCCGGCGCAGGAGACTGAGGACGTCTATAACGCCTACGGCTGCAACATGGCGATACGCATCGGCGTAGCACGCGCGAGGGGGCAGGAGTTTGACGAGACCCTGCCACTCTACGGCTGGCTGGAGGATGTCGACTTCAGCCGTCGCATGGCGGCATATGGCCGGATTGTGAAGATCGGTGCCGCGCGCGGCGTCCACCTCGGCGTGAAGTCCAGCCGTCAATCGGGTCGCCGGCTCGGCTACTCGCAGGTTTCCAACCCGCTCTATCTGGTTCGCAAGGGCACCTGCTCGAGCAGCAAGGCGCTGAAGCTGATGAGCCGCAACATCGTGGCGAACGTCGCCAAGACGTTTCGCCCGGAGCCTTACATCGATCGCGCCGGCCGACTGAAAGGAAACATTCGTGCGCTGCTCGACCTGCTGGCCGGCCGGCTGTCACCGAAACGCGCTCTGAGTTTGTGA
- a CDS encoding glycoside hydrolase family 16 protein, whose protein sequence is MVTRVLLLLLVLSGFPTIGRADTGDELNLSDLIQTFSEDFDALDVSAWGPGTRWIAHTPWNGDFGSATFADPKPGFPFTTQNGQLRIEAAKGADGKWRGGLLASVDRQGKGFAQQFGYFEMRARFPAGKGLWPAFWLIGLDRSTHTSEVDVVEHYGHMPARYTASVHVWDRKEPKKSRTTHKFVAVPPNSLYADFHTYGVKIDGEWTRFYFDRREVGSVPTPAEHHQPMYMLIDLGLGAGWPIDEAPSPSYMYVDYVRAWQKR, encoded by the coding sequence ATGGTTACACGAGTTCTTTTGCTCCTTCTTGTACTGTCTGGATTTCCGACGATCGGGCGCGCCGACACCGGCGACGAACTCAATCTTTCGGATCTCATACAAACCTTCAGCGAGGATTTTGACGCGTTGGACGTATCCGCGTGGGGACCGGGAACGCGCTGGATCGCCCACACGCCGTGGAACGGCGACTTTGGGAGCGCGACCTTCGCCGATCCGAAGCCGGGCTTTCCATTCACTACGCAGAACGGCCAGCTCCGCATCGAAGCCGCCAAAGGCGCGGATGGGAAGTGGCGCGGCGGACTTCTGGCGTCCGTCGATCGGCAGGGTAAAGGCTTTGCGCAGCAGTTCGGGTACTTCGAAATGCGAGCCAGGTTTCCAGCGGGCAAGGGCCTCTGGCCCGCCTTCTGGCTGATCGGTCTCGATCGCTCTACTCATACGTCCGAGGTTGACGTGGTCGAGCACTACGGCCATATGCCCGCGCGTTACACCGCTTCGGTTCACGTGTGGGATCGCAAGGAGCCGAAAAAGTCGCGCACGACGCACAAGTTCGTCGCGGTGCCGCCCAACTCCCTCTACGCAGACTTCCACACCTATGGCGTAAAGATCGACGGCGAGTGGACGCGATTCTATTTCGATCGTCGTGAGGTCGGGAGCGTGCCGACGCCTGCCGAACATCATCAGCCGATGTACATGCTGATCGACCTCGGGCTTGGCGCCGGATGGCCCATCGACGAGGCGCCGAGCCCGTCCTACATGTACGTCGACTATGTCCGGGCGTGGCAGAAGCGCTGA
- a CDS encoding acyltransferase, translated as MKKLAAIQILRAVAALLVVVSHAILRQAEWAPTDPLTSQTAIHIGLLGVWIFFIISGFIMSYTYYDNFALRGVTGHFIASRIIRIVPIYWLATALEVALRLRHGAGLDVHKLICSLFFIPVAVEPGPMAAMRPTLGVGWTLNYEMTFYAAFASVLLLSRRKGLTVLIALMAGVVLTGTLFKPIADTRAPTGLITFYSDPIILLFGVGVLIGAAARWLKSAHAVRSNTFLLIALAMFLVVDVMLFAAFVGTHPVDVEWIAAFWVISAICVVLCVTVWIDDTRWLTQRLVQVGDASYSLYLFHFFAIIAAEKLWWSSFGKSESWMFVPVSAVAAILAAIAIHYFVERPIGRRLRRFSALFNTRRFVRPKAVRMPKGGRPGEVTVAWNGAALPLEPSRPELSSGTRFHADMVHRRRR; from the coding sequence ATGAAAAAGCTTGCTGCGATCCAGATCCTGCGTGCCGTTGCGGCGCTCCTGGTCGTTGTTTCTCATGCAATCTTGCGGCAAGCCGAATGGGCTCCGACCGATCCGTTGACCAGTCAGACCGCGATTCACATCGGCCTTCTTGGCGTCTGGATCTTCTTCATCATCAGTGGTTTCATCATGTCGTACACGTACTACGACAACTTTGCCCTTCGCGGCGTTACGGGGCATTTCATCGCCAGCCGCATCATCCGGATCGTTCCGATCTATTGGCTGGCCACCGCGCTTGAAGTTGCGCTGCGCCTTCGTCACGGCGCCGGGCTCGACGTCCACAAGCTGATCTGCTCGCTGTTCTTCATTCCGGTTGCGGTCGAACCAGGTCCGATGGCGGCGATGCGCCCGACGCTCGGCGTAGGCTGGACGTTGAACTACGAGATGACGTTCTACGCGGCTTTTGCCTCTGTGCTGTTGCTGTCACGCAGGAAGGGACTGACGGTGCTGATTGCTCTGATGGCAGGAGTTGTCTTGACCGGAACGCTATTCAAGCCGATTGCCGATACGCGCGCTCCCACGGGCCTGATCACGTTCTATTCCGATCCCATCATCCTGCTGTTCGGTGTCGGCGTCTTGATCGGAGCTGCCGCCCGCTGGCTCAAGAGCGCGCATGCCGTTCGCAGCAACACTTTCCTTTTGATCGCGCTGGCCATGTTTCTCGTTGTTGATGTCATGTTGTTTGCAGCCTTCGTTGGCACTCATCCAGTTGACGTCGAGTGGATCGCTGCCTTCTGGGTCATCAGTGCGATTTGCGTCGTCCTTTGTGTCACGGTGTGGATAGACGACACGCGATGGCTCACTCAAAGACTCGTGCAGGTAGGAGATGCATCCTACAGCCTATATCTGTTCCATTTCTTTGCGATCATTGCCGCGGAGAAGCTTTGGTGGTCGTCCTTCGGGAAAAGCGAATCATGGATGTTCGTCCCCGTGTCTGCCGTCGCGGCCATCCTGGCAGCTATCGCGATTCATTATTTCGTCGAGCGACCGATCGGCAGGCGATTGCGACGCTTCAGTGCATTGTTCAATACGCGTCGATTTGTTCGACCGAAAGCCGTCCGAATGCCGAAGGGCGGGAGGCCTGGTGAGGTGACTGTAGCCTGGAACGGAGCTGCATTGCCATTGGAGCCATCGCGTCCAGAGTTGTCATCCGGCACGCGCTTCCACGCCGACATGGTCCACAGAAGGAGACGCTAG
- a CDS encoding glycosyltransferase translates to MSILLASGTSYLPHVVGGLEVNTHELALELNRRGVKTSVLSRLPLRRMDGALRAAANFLRGTDVCVDRQLGYDVYRSRKPWDSLDGLPLPRLVVVQNGQMVEIAKAFVRRGVPAIAYLHGLEFEIGRRRWTGSSGDLPFRAYIANSEFTAGRFRERFGIHACVIPPVFRAERYRLAGDRRYVTFINPVAEKGVDVALAIAEQCPDIQFRLVKGWPLRMRQAALLKGRIHRLANVELVERSDDMSPIYASTRVLLVPSQWEAETWGRVVSEAQFSGIPVLASDRGALPETVGAGGAIIKHDAPACTWATELRRMWSDDLYYQQLQQAALAHSRRPELDFKQQIDAFLAVATRIAA, encoded by the coding sequence GTGAGTATTCTGCTCGCTAGTGGCACGTCATACCTTCCCCACGTCGTCGGTGGTCTGGAAGTCAATACGCACGAGCTCGCGCTCGAACTGAACCGCCGCGGGGTCAAGACCTCCGTGTTGTCGCGATTGCCGCTACGGCGCATGGACGGAGCATTGCGAGCCGCCGCCAACTTTCTTCGCGGAACCGACGTGTGCGTGGACCGGCAGCTTGGCTACGATGTCTACCGATCGCGCAAGCCGTGGGACAGTCTTGACGGGCTGCCTCTGCCTCGTCTGGTCGTGGTTCAGAACGGGCAGATGGTTGAGATCGCCAAAGCGTTCGTCCGCCGCGGCGTGCCGGCGATCGCCTATCTGCACGGGCTGGAGTTTGAAATCGGCCGCAGGCGTTGGACCGGCTCCAGCGGAGATCTTCCTTTTCGCGCCTATATTGCCAACTCGGAGTTTACTGCGGGAAGGTTCCGCGAACGGTTCGGGATTCATGCTTGCGTCATTCCGCCTGTGTTTCGGGCCGAGCGCTATCGCCTGGCTGGTGATCGTCGTTACGTCACTTTCATCAATCCGGTGGCCGAGAAAGGCGTCGATGTCGCCCTCGCGATTGCCGAGCAATGTCCGGACATTCAATTCCGCTTAGTGAAGGGGTGGCCGCTGAGAATGCGCCAGGCCGCGCTGCTGAAGGGGCGCATCCACAGGCTGGCCAATGTCGAACTTGTCGAGCGCAGCGACGACATGTCGCCGATCTATGCCTCGACACGTGTGTTGTTGGTGCCGAGCCAATGGGAGGCGGAGACCTGGGGCCGCGTCGTCTCAGAGGCACAGTTCAGCGGAATTCCTGTGCTGGCGAGCGATCGCGGCGCATTGCCGGAGACGGTCGGTGCAGGCGGGGCCATCATCAAGCATGACGCTCCTGCCTGCACCTGGGCCACCGAGTTGAGGCGGATGTGGTCCGACGATCTGTATTACCAGCAGCTGCAGCAAGCAGCGCTGGCGCATTCGCGCCGCCCGGAACTCGACTTCAAGCAGCAGATCGACGCCTTTTTGGCAGTTGCCACGAGGATTGCGGCATGA